A region from the Mesorhizobium sp. J8 genome encodes:
- a CDS encoding ABC transporter ATP-binding protein has product MSLLSVENLVVRHGLLQAVRGISFSLKRGETLALVGANGAGKTTLLRAIAGAHQAASGRVVFDGNDLSGVPSHERVRKGIALVPEGRRLFVQMTVEENLLLGRTASRPGDWSVERVLDTFPNLKPRRHAKAGHLSGGEQQATAIGRALMSNPDLLLLDEVSLGLSPLVVDRVYASLQGLLGSGTTIILVEQDLNRALSVSNKVICMLEGRIVLAGDSKSVSRDEVTKAYFGLHRKGAGGVPA; this is encoded by the coding sequence ATGAGCCTGCTGTCGGTCGAGAATCTCGTTGTCCGCCATGGCCTGCTGCAGGCGGTGCGCGGCATCAGCTTCAGCCTCAAGCGTGGCGAGACGCTGGCGCTGGTCGGCGCCAACGGCGCGGGCAAGACGACGCTGCTGCGCGCAATCGCCGGCGCGCACCAGGCGGCCTCGGGCCGTGTGGTCTTCGACGGCAACGATCTCTCCGGCGTGCCTTCGCATGAACGCGTCCGCAAGGGCATCGCCCTGGTTCCCGAAGGCCGGCGGCTGTTCGTGCAGATGACGGTCGAGGAAAACCTTCTGCTTGGCCGCACTGCCAGCCGCCCCGGCGACTGGAGCGTCGAACGCGTGCTCGACACCTTCCCCAACTTGAAGCCGCGCCGCCATGCCAAGGCCGGGCATCTTTCCGGCGGCGAGCAGCAGGCGACCGCAATCGGCCGTGCGCTGATGAGCAATCCCGACCTGCTCTTGCTCGACGAGGTCTCGCTCGGCCTGTCGCCGCTGGTCGTCGACCGCGTCTATGCCTCTCTGCAGGGGCTGCTCGGCTCCGGCACGACGATCATCCTGGTCGAGCAGGACCTCAACCGCGCGCTCTCCGTCTCCAACAAGGTGATCTGCATGCTGGAGGGCCGGATCGTCCTTGCCGGCGACAGCAAGAGCGTGTCGCGCGACGAGGTGACCAAGGCCTATTTCGGTCTGCACCGGAAAGGCGCCGGAGGCGTGCCGGCATGA
- a CDS encoding branched-chain amino acid ABC transporter permease — MMNQIVQGVLLGGYYALIACGLSFMFSVMRIINLAHGSLAVLSAFALWLLASRFHISPFLGLLVVLPLMAAIGWALQRFLLERSARGGALLPILTTFGLAIVIDNVLFEQFGADTRSLAPFIGSLSYASWEWPGSLYVGKLAVIIFITAVVLLGGLQLFLTRTGLGRSIRATSEDPDTAGIVGVDARRSMAIAAAIAMVTVGLAGAFLGMRATFDPYAGATQLLFAFEAAVIGGAGSLWGTLIGGIVLALAQTLGARIHPQGFLIGGHVAFLIVLFIRLYTSGLGLHGLLRLSTRKAS, encoded by the coding sequence ATGATGAACCAGATCGTCCAGGGCGTCCTGCTCGGCGGCTATTACGCGCTGATCGCCTGCGGCCTCTCCTTCATGTTCTCGGTGATGCGCATCATCAACCTGGCGCATGGCAGCCTCGCCGTGCTATCGGCCTTCGCGCTGTGGCTGCTCGCCTCGCGCTTCCACATCTCGCCATTTCTGGGCCTGCTCGTCGTGCTGCCGCTGATGGCCGCGATTGGCTGGGCCTTGCAGCGCTTCCTGCTTGAGCGCAGCGCGCGCGGCGGCGCGCTGCTGCCGATCCTCACAACCTTCGGCCTCGCCATCGTCATCGACAATGTGCTGTTCGAACAGTTCGGCGCCGACACGCGCTCGCTGGCGCCCTTCATCGGCAGCCTGTCCTATGCTTCCTGGGAATGGCCGGGCAGCCTCTATGTCGGCAAGCTAGCGGTGATCATCTTCATCACCGCCGTCGTCCTGCTTGGTGGACTGCAGCTGTTCCTCACCCGCACCGGGTTAGGCCGCTCGATCCGCGCGACCTCGGAAGACCCTGATACCGCCGGCATTGTCGGTGTCGACGCGCGCCGCTCCATGGCAATAGCCGCAGCAATCGCCATGGTCACGGTCGGTCTCGCCGGCGCTTTCCTCGGCATGCGCGCCACCTTCGATCCCTATGCCGGCGCAACGCAACTTCTGTTCGCCTTCGAGGCGGCCGTCATCGGCGGTGCCGGCTCGCTCTGGGGAACGCTGATCGGCGGCATTGTGCTGGCGCTCGCCCAGACGCTCGGCGCCAGGATCCATCCGCAAGGTTTCCTCATCGGCGGCCACGTCGCTTTCCTGATCGTGCTGTTCATCCGGCTCTACACTTCCGGCCTCGGCCTGCACGGCTTGCTGCGCCTCTCCACGCGGAAAGCCTCATGA
- a CDS encoding branched-chain amino acid ABC transporter permease: protein MSTASPVIERGTAASRTAGIGVLSIILLLSIAPQFLSAGAVDRMTALFIYVILAAMWNALAGFGGLVSVGQQVFFGLGAYFAIRLANAGLNPFVSLFVSAVIVGAVSWPISLFMLRLRNGEFAIGMWVIAALTHLLVNLDRLIQGETGTSLISLNVYDASTRRLTIYWLALASMTALLAILFGLLRGSTGAAIRAIRDNEDAAASVGVRVTGTKRLLFMLAAFGIGVAGALWLATAITFQPKTYFNVQWTAYMIFMVLVGGIGTFEGAILGALLFFLIETWFGGTGVWYLIGLGATALVFSLLLPRGLWGTLEERFGWRLLSVGYRVRLPAGVADPTGETISPAPTAPHREKA from the coding sequence ATGAGCACCGCCTCCCCGGTCATCGAGCGCGGCACGGCCGCTTCGCGCACCGCCGGCATCGGCGTTTTGAGCATCATTCTGCTGCTCTCCATCGCGCCGCAATTCCTATCGGCCGGCGCGGTCGATCGCATGACGGCGCTGTTCATCTATGTGATCCTCGCCGCCATGTGGAATGCGCTGGCCGGTTTCGGCGGTCTGGTCTCGGTCGGCCAGCAGGTGTTCTTCGGCCTTGGCGCCTACTTCGCGATCCGCCTCGCCAATGCCGGGCTCAATCCATTCGTCTCGCTCTTCGTTTCGGCGGTCATCGTCGGCGCCGTGTCCTGGCCGATTTCGTTGTTCATGCTGCGCTTGAGGAACGGCGAGTTCGCCATCGGCATGTGGGTGATCGCGGCGCTCACCCACCTGCTCGTCAATCTCGACCGTCTGATCCAGGGCGAGACCGGCACGTCGCTGATCTCGCTCAACGTCTACGATGCATCGACACGCCGGCTGACCATTTATTGGCTGGCGTTGGCGTCGATGACCGCCCTGCTCGCGATCCTGTTCGGTCTGCTGCGCGGCAGCACCGGCGCCGCCATTCGCGCCATCCGTGACAATGAGGATGCGGCAGCCTCCGTCGGCGTGCGCGTCACCGGCACCAAGCGGCTGCTCTTCATGCTCGCCGCCTTCGGCATCGGCGTCGCCGGCGCGCTGTGGCTGGCGACCGCGATCACCTTCCAGCCGAAGACCTATTTCAACGTGCAGTGGACCGCTTACATGATTTTCATGGTGCTGGTCGGCGGCATCGGCACCTTCGAGGGCGCCATCCTCGGCGCGCTGCTCTTCTTCCTCATCGAGACCTGGTTCGGCGGCACCGGCGTCTGGTACCTGATTGGGCTCGGCGCCACGGCGCTGGTCTTCTCGCTGCTCTTGCCGCGCGGCCTCTGGGGCACGCTCGAAGAGCGTTTTGGTTGGCGCCTGTTGTCCGTAGGCTACCGAGTCAGGCTTCCCGCCGGGGTGGCGGATCCGACCGGCGAGACCATTTCACCAGCACCCACTGCTCCGCACAGGGAGAAGGCATGA
- a CDS encoding coniferyl-alcohol dehydrogenase codes for MLFGKTILITGVASGIGARTAELAGQLGGDVIGVDMREPAGHQGAFVKADISSKAGVDDLVARLPQRIDALCNVAGLSGNMGAAPTLAVNFYGLRALSEAMAPRLREGGAIVNVASIAGFGWRANLNRAASMVGVEGFPDVARVIADHAIKNEEGYPVSKELLLLWTFRAAHQEPFKSRGIRINAVSPGPVETPILKQFRSVLGDAKVDSDIARVGRAGTSGDIAPVVLFLCSDGARWINGANVPVDGGLEASINAEVLGF; via the coding sequence ATGCTGTTCGGCAAGACGATCCTCATCACCGGCGTCGCCTCGGGCATCGGCGCCCGCACGGCGGAACTCGCGGGCCAACTCGGCGGCGACGTCATCGGCGTCGACATGCGCGAGCCAGCCGGACATCAGGGCGCCTTCGTCAAGGCCGACATCTCGTCCAAAGCCGGCGTCGACGACCTCGTCGCGCGCTTGCCGCAGCGCATCGACGCGCTCTGCAACGTCGCCGGCCTTTCCGGCAATATGGGCGCGGCGCCGACGCTCGCCGTCAATTTCTACGGCCTGCGCGCGCTCTCGGAGGCGATGGCGCCAAGGCTTCGCGAAGGCGGCGCCATCGTCAATGTCGCCTCCATCGCGGGCTTCGGCTGGCGCGCCAATCTCAACCGCGCCGCCTCTATGGTCGGCGTCGAAGGCTTTCCCGATGTCGCCAGGGTGATTGCTGACCACGCGATCAAGAACGAGGAAGGCTATCCGGTCTCGAAGGAGCTTTTGCTCCTGTGGACCTTCCGCGCGGCGCATCAGGAGCCGTTCAAGAGCCGCGGTATCCGCATCAACGCGGTGAGCCCCGGCCCGGTCGAGACGCCGATCCTGAAACAGTTCCGTTCGGTCCTCGGCGACGCCAAGGTCGACAGCGATATCGCGCGCGTCGGCCGCGCCGGCACATCGGGCGACATCGCACCGGTCGTGCTGTTCCTGTGCTCGGACGGCGCGCGCTGGATCAACGGCGCCAACGTGCCGGTCGACGGCGGCCTCGAAGCGTCGATCAACGCGGAAGTGCTTGGCTTCTAA
- a CDS encoding aldehyde dehydrogenase — protein sequence MDIGLLIDGDERAATGKASYERLDPFTGKLATRAAAASIVDASAAADAAAAAFDAWSKTGPGERRALLSKAADVMASKVGEFTKLMMEETGATGPWAGFNVMLASNMLREAAAMTTQISGEVIPSDKPGTLAMAIRQPAGVCLGIAPWNAPVILGTRALAMPLACGNTVVLKASELCPGTHRLIGQVLVEAGLPKGVVNVVTNDPKDAAAIVEALIAHPAVKRVNFTGSTKVGRIIAELSGRHLKPALLELGGKAPLVVLDDADIDAAVNAAVFGAFMHQGQICMSTERLIVEETIADEFVAKLAARASKLPAGDPRGHVVLGSLISSQAADKMEELIADATAKGATLAAGGKRTGTVVEATLLDHVTPAMRVYSEESFGPVKPVIRVKGEDEAVCVANDTEYGLSSAVFSRDIRRAMAVAARIQAGICHINGPTVHDEAQMPFGGVKGSGYGRFGGKASIAEFTDLRWVTIEDPGQHYPF from the coding sequence ATGGACATCGGACTTCTGATCGACGGCGACGAGCGGGCGGCGACCGGCAAAGCCTCCTACGAGCGCCTGGACCCCTTCACCGGCAAGCTCGCGACGCGCGCCGCTGCCGCAAGCATCGTCGACGCCAGCGCAGCCGCCGATGCGGCGGCCGCTGCTTTCGATGCCTGGTCAAAGACCGGGCCTGGCGAACGCCGGGCGCTGCTCTCGAAGGCGGCCGATGTGATGGCTTCGAAGGTTGGCGAGTTCACCAAGCTGATGATGGAAGAGACCGGCGCCACCGGACCCTGGGCCGGCTTCAACGTCATGCTGGCGTCCAACATGCTGCGCGAGGCGGCGGCGATGACCACGCAGATTTCCGGCGAGGTCATCCCCTCCGACAAGCCGGGTACGCTCGCCATGGCGATCCGTCAGCCGGCTGGTGTGTGCCTCGGCATCGCGCCGTGGAACGCGCCAGTCATCCTCGGCACCCGCGCACTCGCAATGCCGCTCGCCTGCGGCAACACGGTGGTGCTGAAGGCCTCCGAACTATGCCCCGGCACGCATCGCCTGATCGGTCAGGTGCTGGTCGAGGCCGGCCTGCCCAAGGGCGTCGTCAATGTCGTCACCAACGATCCGAAGGACGCGGCGGCAATCGTCGAGGCGCTGATCGCGCATCCGGCGGTGAAGCGCGTCAATTTCACCGGCTCGACCAAGGTCGGCCGCATCATCGCCGAGCTCTCCGGACGGCACCTCAAGCCCGCGCTGCTCGAGCTCGGCGGCAAGGCGCCACTGGTCGTGCTGGACGATGCCGACATCGACGCGGCCGTGAATGCCGCTGTTTTCGGTGCCTTCATGCATCAGGGCCAGATCTGCATGTCGACCGAGCGCCTGATCGTCGAGGAGACAATCGCCGACGAGTTCGTCGCCAAGCTCGCCGCGCGCGCCTCAAAACTGCCGGCCGGAGATCCGCGCGGCCATGTCGTTCTGGGCTCGCTGATCAGCAGCCAGGCGGCGGACAAGATGGAGGAGCTGATTGCCGACGCGACCGCGAAGGGTGCAACGCTCGCGGCCGGCGGCAAGCGGACAGGAACGGTGGTGGAAGCGACGCTCCTCGACCACGTGACGCCCGCCATGCGCGTCTATTCGGAAGAATCCTTCGGCCCGGTGAAGCCGGTCATCCGCGTGAAAGGCGAGGACGAGGCGGTGTGCGTCGCCAACGACACCGAATACGGCCTGTCGTCCGCCGTCTTCAGCCGCGACATCCGCCGTGCCATGGCCGTCGCCGCGCGCATCCAGGCCGGCATCTGCCACATCAACGGTCCGACCGTCCACGACGAGGCGCAGATGCCGTTCGGCGGCGTCAAGGGTTCGGGCTATGGCCGCTTCGGCGGCAAGGCCTCGATCGCCGAATTCACCGACCTGCGCTGGGTGACGATCGAGGACCCGGGCCAGCACTACCCGTTTTGA
- a CDS encoding sugar phosphate isomerase/epimerase family protein → MNTFGLHTFAIAPVWDLARIEPQMDRLKELGIGLMEIPLLRPEEIDTKRTRGFANHYGVELVPSLGLPRALDVVERPDEALDFLQPAFKVCNEVGAEALGGVTYGTIGKTTGRAPTQREIDGMCRFLERAAKSAKSRSLKLGIEPCNRYETHLINRGVDAARIIERVGAENIFIHLDTYHMHIEEESFAAGFEAAAPYLGYVHVSEANRGVPGRGMLNWAACMKAIADIGYQGAITLESMNHVDVDIAGGLAVWRPVAEDPRDVIEVGLPFLREEARKAGLTLG, encoded by the coding sequence ATGAATACCTTCGGATTGCACACTTTCGCCATAGCTCCGGTCTGGGACCTCGCCCGCATCGAGCCGCAGATGGACCGGCTGAAGGAGCTCGGCATCGGCCTGATGGAGATCCCGCTGCTGCGCCCCGAAGAGATCGACACCAAGCGCACACGCGGCTTCGCCAACCACTATGGCGTCGAGCTTGTCCCGTCGCTCGGCCTGCCGCGCGCGCTCGACGTCGTCGAGCGGCCCGACGAGGCGCTCGACTTCCTGCAGCCGGCCTTCAAGGTCTGCAATGAGGTCGGCGCCGAGGCTTTGGGCGGTGTCACCTATGGCACGATCGGCAAAACCACCGGACGTGCGCCGACGCAGCGCGAGATCGACGGCATGTGCCGCTTTCTCGAACGCGCGGCGAAATCGGCGAAGTCGCGCAGCCTGAAGCTCGGCATCGAGCCCTGCAACCGCTACGAGACACATCTCATCAACCGCGGCGTCGACGCGGCGCGCATCATCGAGCGGGTGGGCGCCGAGAACATCTTCATCCATCTCGACACCTACCACATGCATATCGAGGAAGAGAGTTTTGCCGCCGGCTTCGAGGCGGCGGCGCCCTATCTAGGCTATGTGCACGTGTCGGAAGCCAATCGCGGCGTGCCAGGGCGCGGCATGCTGAACTGGGCAGCCTGCATGAAGGCGATCGCCGATATCGGCTATCAGGGCGCGATCACGCTCGAAAGCATGAACCATGTCGATGTCGACATCGCCGGCGGGCTCGCCGTGTGGCGGCCTGTGGCCGAGGATCCGCGCGACGTCATCGAGGTCGGATTGCCGTTCCTGCGCGAGGAGGCGAGGAAGGCCGGGCTGACGCTGGGGTGA
- a CDS encoding ATP-binding cassette domain-containing protein, whose amino-acid sequence MTLLSLRGIRKSFGAVDVLHGVDLSVASGEVVGLVGDNGAGKSTLMKTITGIYRADSGSIEFDGKDILALDPGQRRRLGIEMIYQDLSLAKQQDVASNIFLGREPTKRLFGLFPGFVDKSEMDRQASKMIERLGAHLPSINRSVGSFSGGQQQTVAIARALTFNPKLVIMDEPTAALAVREVQSVLDLIRRLKSEGIAVILISHRLNDVLSVTDRIVVLRHGRADADLVTARTNMNEVVSRIVGGGDIAAAAAHEQRG is encoded by the coding sequence ATGACCCTGCTTTCGCTTCGCGGCATCCGCAAGAGTTTCGGCGCGGTCGACGTCTTGCACGGCGTCGATCTTTCGGTCGCTTCCGGCGAGGTGGTCGGCCTGGTCGGCGACAATGGCGCCGGCAAGTCGACGCTGATGAAGACCATCACCGGCATCTACCGCGCCGACTCGGGCTCGATCGAGTTCGACGGCAAGGACATTCTTGCCCTTGACCCCGGCCAGCGCCGCCGCCTCGGCATCGAGATGATCTACCAGGATCTTTCGCTGGCCAAGCAGCAGGATGTGGCCTCCAACATCTTCCTGGGGCGCGAACCGACGAAGCGCCTGTTTGGCCTGTTTCCCGGCTTCGTCGACAAAAGCGAGATGGATCGGCAGGCGTCGAAGATGATCGAGCGGCTCGGCGCGCATCTCCCGTCGATAAACCGGTCGGTCGGTTCGTTTTCCGGCGGCCAGCAGCAGACGGTGGCGATCGCGCGCGCTCTCACCTTCAACCCGAAGCTCGTCATCATGGACGAGCCGACGGCGGCCCTTGCCGTGCGCGAGGTGCAGAGCGTGCTCGACCTCATCCGGCGGCTGAAGTCGGAAGGCATCGCCGTCATCCTGATCTCGCACCGGCTGAACGACGTGCTGTCGGTCACCGACCGCATCGTCGTGCTGCGGCACGGCAGGGCCGACGCCGATCTCGTCACCGCCAGGACCAATATGAACGAAGTCGTCAGCCGCATCGTCGGCGGCGGCGACATTGCCGCCGCGGCGGCGCATGAGCAACGAGGCTGA
- a CDS encoding ABC transporter permease, protein MASEQPGFWARVQRASVERLHIRLESLVVLLALSTAMALLSPYFLSLSNFLNILLATSTIGVLAIAATFVIGSGGLDLSLGSVMGLAGVAGAFVAVNLGWPSVLTVIACILAGGIAGYINGQLVTRAFVPAFIVTLGMLGLARGLALVISQGRAIYGLPPETVYIGQGRPFGIPMPVIIFVVTAIVAHAVLAYTRFGRHTLALGDSEGAARAAGIRVEHHRRIIYTLSGALAGLAGLLFTARVNAGDPTAGINYELTAITAAIIGGTNLFGGRASILGTMIGALIMGVLQNGLTLLAVQSYYQQMAIGAVLILAVFIDQYQVRKESRV, encoded by the coding sequence ATGGCTTCTGAACAGCCCGGCTTCTGGGCTCGGGTGCAGCGCGCATCCGTCGAAAGGCTCCACATCAGGCTGGAGTCGCTGGTGGTGCTTCTGGCGCTGAGCACGGCGATGGCGCTCCTGTCGCCCTACTTCCTGTCGCTCAGCAATTTCCTCAACATCCTGCTCGCGACGTCGACGATCGGCGTGCTGGCGATCGCCGCCACCTTCGTCATCGGCTCGGGCGGGCTCGACCTGTCGCTCGGCTCGGTGATGGGCCTCGCCGGCGTCGCAGGCGCCTTTGTCGCCGTCAATCTCGGCTGGCCCTCGGTGCTGACGGTGATCGCCTGCATCCTGGCCGGCGGGATCGCCGGCTACATCAACGGGCAGTTGGTCACCCGCGCCTTCGTGCCGGCCTTCATCGTCACGCTCGGCATGCTGGGCCTGGCGCGCGGGCTGGCGCTGGTCATCTCGCAGGGCAGGGCGATCTACGGCCTGCCGCCGGAGACCGTCTATATCGGGCAGGGCAGGCCCTTCGGCATTCCAATGCCGGTCATCATCTTCGTGGTCACCGCGATCGTCGCGCATGCGGTGCTTGCCTATACGCGCTTCGGCCGCCACACGCTGGCGCTGGGGGATAGCGAAGGTGCTGCCCGCGCGGCGGGGATCCGGGTCGAGCATCACCGCCGCATCATCTATACGCTCTCCGGCGCGCTGGCCGGGCTCGCGGGCCTGCTCTTCACCGCTCGCGTCAACGCGGGCGACCCGACCGCCGGCATCAACTACGAGCTCACCGCCATCACGGCGGCGATCATCGGCGGGACCAACCTGTTCGGCGGCCGCGCCTCGATCCTCGGCACGATGATCGGCGCGCTGATCATGGGCGTGCTGCAGAACGGGCTGACGCTGCTTGCCGTGCAATCCTACTACCAGCAGATGGCGATCGGCGCGGTGCTGATCCTCGCCGTCTTCATCGACCAGTACCAGGTGCGGAAGGAGTCGCGCGTATGA
- a CDS encoding substrate-binding domain-containing protein: MISRFLKINRFTLAVGVALAFSAVGAKAEDGEYGVLMKTLANPFWGAMAQGVADGAKEAGVKYFQQAAESDQAAEPQLNLCNTMLERKPVAMITAAINSTNLLPCLKSAQDAGIKIVDLDNNLDQAVLDKEGVKVTFHIGSDNIAAGAQGAEYLANKLGKDAKGPVLVIEGLSGNITGEKRAKGFADKLKELAPGLEIVASLPGDWDRGKAASIATDTLTAHPDLVAIFCANDGMALGAVESVYAAGKGPQVTIIGVDGNVDAVKSIKEGRLNASVAQLPYLVGKQAVENVKKALAGEKVEESIAVPTLVLTKDVIDAGKEPMLQYVK, from the coding sequence ATGATATCGCGTTTCTTGAAGATAAATCGATTTACACTTGCCGTGGGCGTCGCGCTTGCGTTCTCCGCGGTCGGCGCCAAGGCGGAGGACGGGGAATATGGCGTGCTGATGAAGACGCTGGCCAACCCGTTCTGGGGTGCGATGGCGCAGGGCGTCGCGGACGGCGCCAAGGAAGCCGGTGTGAAATATTTCCAGCAGGCGGCCGAGAGCGACCAGGCGGCCGAGCCGCAGCTCAATCTGTGCAACACGATGCTCGAGCGCAAGCCGGTGGCGATGATCACCGCCGCCATCAACTCGACCAATCTCCTGCCTTGCCTGAAGTCGGCGCAGGACGCCGGCATCAAGATCGTCGACCTCGACAACAATCTCGATCAGGCGGTGCTCGACAAGGAAGGCGTCAAGGTGACCTTCCATATCGGCTCCGACAACATCGCCGCCGGCGCCCAGGGCGCGGAGTATCTGGCCAACAAGCTGGGCAAGGACGCCAAGGGTCCGGTGCTGGTCATCGAAGGCCTCTCCGGCAACATCACCGGCGAGAAGCGCGCCAAGGGCTTTGCCGACAAGCTGAAAGAACTGGCGCCGGGGCTCGAGATCGTCGCCTCGCTGCCGGGCGACTGGGATCGCGGCAAGGCCGCCTCGATCGCCACCGATACGCTGACGGCGCATCCCGATCTCGTCGCCATCTTCTGCGCCAATGACGGCATGGCGCTTGGCGCGGTGGAGTCGGTCTATGCGGCCGGCAAGGGCCCGCAGGTGACGATCATCGGCGTCGACGGCAATGTCGATGCTGTGAAGTCGATCAAGGAAGGCCGCCTCAATGCCTCGGTGGCGCAGCTTCCTTATCTCGTCGGCAAGCAGGCGGTCGAGAATGTCAAGAAGGCGCTCGCCGGCGAGAAGGTCGAGGAAAGCATCGCGGTGCCGACGCTGGTGCTGACCAAGGACGTGATCGACGCCGGCAAGGAGCCGATGCTGCAATATGTGAAGTGA
- a CDS encoding LacI family DNA-binding transcriptional regulator — protein MAQRETQQRRPSIHDVASHAGVSAATVSKVLAGVTTVKPENAQRVFDAVERLGYRVDPLASDMRRAKRRIIGAIMPEFESEFFGQMVTELEGLAEQRGYTLVAASSRESEAREKEILARMHDWRVAGVVLAPVRNEHGPAAAFMKANGMTGVLIDRVLSDDAFDTVSADSAAASAEVARMLVGKGHKHILIIGLAEGAATVRARLEGFRTQALALDPSTRIDVITSEVSVEPLRSSLRDYFGRGERPTAVYSLLLKGTLVALSEFRRRDWHCPNDISLVGFDDAEWMQVTWPAIAAVVQPVRQIASEAMNLLFRRVEGAVGPPMARLEPCQVLMRESVGSPGSGPHSGGGDRQQPPLS, from the coding sequence ATGGCGCAACGGGAAACCCAGCAGCGGCGTCCGTCGATCCACGACGTGGCGAGCCATGCTGGCGTGTCCGCGGCCACCGTCTCCAAGGTGCTGGCCGGCGTCACCACGGTGAAACCTGAAAACGCGCAGCGCGTCTTCGACGCGGTCGAGCGCCTGGGCTATCGTGTCGATCCTTTGGCTTCCGACATGCGCAGGGCCAAACGCCGTATCATCGGCGCCATCATGCCGGAATTCGAAAGCGAGTTCTTCGGGCAGATGGTCACCGAGCTGGAGGGCCTTGCCGAGCAGCGCGGCTACACGCTGGTCGCCGCATCGAGCCGTGAATCGGAGGCGCGCGAGAAAGAGATTCTTGCCCGCATGCATGACTGGCGCGTCGCCGGCGTGGTGCTGGCGCCGGTGCGCAACGAGCATGGGCCGGCCGCCGCCTTCATGAAAGCCAACGGCATGACCGGCGTGCTGATTGATCGCGTGCTCTCGGATGACGCGTTCGATACTGTTTCGGCCGACAGCGCCGCCGCCAGCGCCGAGGTTGCACGGATGCTGGTCGGCAAGGGCCACAAGCACATCCTGATCATCGGCCTCGCCGAAGGCGCGGCAACCGTGCGCGCTCGGCTGGAAGGTTTTCGCACCCAGGCGCTGGCGCTCGACCCGTCCACCCGTATCGACGTGATCACCTCGGAGGTCAGCGTCGAGCCGCTGCGATCGTCGCTGCGCGACTATTTCGGGCGAGGCGAGCGGCCGACCGCCGTCTATTCGCTGCTCTTGAAAGGCACACTTGTCGCGCTGTCGGAATTCCGCCGGCGCGACTGGCACTGCCCGAACGACATCTCGCTCGTCGGCTTCGACGATGCCGAATGGATGCAGGTGACATGGCCGGCGATTGCGGCCGTGGTGCAGCCGGTGCGGCAGATCGCCAGCGAGGCGATGAACCTTTTGTTTCGCAGGGTCGAGGGTGCCGTGGGACCACCCATGGCGCGGCTCGAACCCTGCCAGGTGTTGATGCGGGAATCCGTTGGCTCGCCAGGCAGCGGTCCGCATTCCGGGGGAGGAGACCGACAACAGCCCCCATTGTCGTGA
- a CDS encoding hydroxyacid dehydrogenase, whose product MSDNALPLVVSAPEPRTLDLIFTPPQLALFRKKYRIVETTPEGVAKLPPNVLAEARYIVGQPPIAPETLQKMTALRCIFNVETNLLNNMPYETLFARGIHVVTTGLVFAEPVAELGLAMALNLARNIVDADLAFRQGEELWGGDGNQTARLLSGADVGIIGFGDLGRALNRLLTGFRTRTKVYDPWLPPSILIDNGVEPASLDEVLSQSDFVFVVASVTSENQGFLGADAFARMRKGAAFILLSRAGVVDFQALMEAVRSGHIVAASDVFPEEPLAKDHPVRRLPGFLRSAHRAGALDIAFKRMGDMVLEDMDLIDRGLPPLRSKRAERETVSRMRSKPVDRN is encoded by the coding sequence ATGTCCGACAACGCGTTGCCGCTGGTGGTCAGCGCACCCGAACCGCGCACCCTCGACCTGATTTTCACGCCGCCGCAACTGGCGCTGTTTCGTAAGAAATATCGCATCGTCGAGACAACGCCGGAAGGCGTCGCAAAGTTGCCGCCGAATGTGCTGGCCGAAGCGCGCTACATCGTTGGCCAGCCGCCCATCGCCCCGGAAACGCTGCAGAAAATGACGGCGCTGCGCTGCATCTTCAATGTCGAGACCAACCTTCTCAACAACATGCCCTATGAGACGCTGTTCGCGCGCGGCATCCATGTCGTCACCACGGGCCTGGTCTTTGCCGAACCGGTAGCCGAGCTCGGCCTCGCGATGGCGCTCAATCTCGCGCGCAACATCGTCGACGCCGACCTCGCTTTCCGGCAGGGCGAGGAATTGTGGGGCGGCGACGGCAACCAGACGGCGCGGCTCCTGTCCGGCGCCGATGTCGGCATCATCGGATTCGGCGATCTCGGCCGTGCGCTCAACCGCCTGCTGACCGGCTTCCGCACCCGCACGAAGGTCTATGATCCATGGCTGCCGCCGTCGATCCTGATCGACAACGGCGTCGAGCCTGCTTCGCTGGACGAGGTGCTGTCGCAAAGCGATTTCGTCTTCGTCGTCGCTTCCGTCACCAGCGAGAACCAGGGCTTCCTCGGTGCCGACGCCTTTGCCAGGATGCGCAAGGGCGCCGCCTTCATCCTGCTCAGCCGCGCCGGCGTCGTCGATTTCCAGGCGCTGATGGAGGCGGTGAGGAGCGGCCACATCGTCGCCGCCAGCGACGTCTTCCCGGAAGAACCGCTGGCCAAGGACCATCCCGTCCGCCGCCTCCCCGGCTTCCTGCGTTCGGCCCACCGCGCCGGCGCGCTCGACATCGCCTTCAAGCGAATGGGCGACATGGTGCTGGAGGATATGGACCTCATCGACCGAGGCCTGCCGCCGCTGCGCTCCAAGCGCGCCGAACGCGAGACGGTCTCGCGGATGCGCTCCAAGCCGGTCGACAGGAATTAA